The window atatacatatatatatacatatataacttcATTGTAATGTATATGTATTTAGATCAGTATttcaaaaccctaatcttgaaacTTACGAATATTGCTTTTGCCCCAATTGAATTGATGATTCATCAGAGGGATTTCCATCTAGGGCTTGGTGCCGGAGGCGTCGGAGACAGTGGTGTTAGCTGTTGGAATCCGAATTGGTTTGTTGGGGAGAATGGAAATCCGGGAGATAACATCGGGAACTGTGATCTAGGAGAATGTAGGCACCCGAATGGAAGCGGAGACGACGGCGCTGTGAACTCCGATGGCGGAAGGGAACCCGGTGCTGGAGGGCGGGGGTGTAGTTGTGGAGGCGGAGGTTGAGTGAAGCCTGTGATGTTGGTTTGAAAGCAACGCAAGTACGCGGAGATCGGAGATTCGGCCGTCGCGTGTACCGCCGGTAACGGCGGAAGCGGGGAAAGAGGCTGGTGATGCTGCCGTTGACTGGTGAAGAAGTTTCCTGGACGGAAGCTAGGGTTTGACGGAAGCACACCTCCGACGGCGTTGGGCGGACGGTTTCCGACGTGTTCCAACGGCGGAGGACGAATCCTTTGTAAACGAGAGCTTTGTGGTTTCACTGGTTGAACCGGAGTCGTCAGGCGTTCGTGTGCCGGAGAACCGGTAAGCTTCTGAACGACATCCCGGAAATCGCTCTTGCTGACATTATAAACCGGCGGTTGATGTTGTTGCTGGTTATGGTGGATACTTGACGTCTGAGATTCAATGGCATGATCCAAAATCGACGGCGGAGGCGGAGGCGGCGGCGGATGAAGCTGATGAATTTGATGATCAAACTCAAAGGGTTTTCTAATGGGCGGTTTAGAAATCTTATGAGACAGTTTATGAATCTGTTTCAAGTACTGATCTTTGCCACCAGTACTAGAATcaagattagggtttatagcAGAAGATTCTTCCCCAGATGAATGACAGCTTTTATCCATCACAGACACAGTGAAAACACACACTGAAACACACAGtgaaactttctctctctagatctACACACAGCtcccctttctttctctctccctctctctctccccctATATATGAATCTTTCTGTATAAATTTGGGATATTTTTTTAAGGGATTGGAGAAGATGATTGATTACTTTGTGGGGACGATAACTTTAATAAAACAGAGTATAATCTAATCTAATCTGAGCTCAAAATCAGAGACAATCAAACAATATTATATATGAATTCAGACATCTTTTAACGTTGTAGATATGTTTGTatgaagggagagagagagagagtatgtgtgtgtgtgtgagagagaaagagagagagtggTAGCTTAGAAGAAGGATAGACCAAGGGACATCACATGGACCATAAAACACTTTTAACACCAATCTTTGCTTTCCAAATGGGACATGTTTATATATGCAATACACATGGGTAAAAACGTAATTTCATACAAAACTTGTAAAGATCAAGAAGATGCGTAGATGAAAGCATAACATAGATCGAAAACATATGGATATGGAGGATTTTTTTATATAGATATATATTTTCATGGGTAATGAGAAGAAGATGATAAGCTTAAAAAAGAGAAAGTATAAGGGAGTTATATGTAAATCTGTTAAAATACAATGTATTGGCATGGGTAAAACATgtaattttgtttaaaaaaataaaaatttcacATGAAATTCATGAAAACACATGGACATGATGAGTGAAGTGGTAATAGCATTGACGAAAAGTTGATAGGATTAGGACCTATTAATTGGTATTTTATAGTTTGATGATTGAATTTAAGTTTTTTAAATATGGTTCCTCTCAAATGAGTAATTATGTCAAAGACCATATGAAATGTTATTTACATCACTTTGAGTCAAAACAAAACTCTTCTTGACTTAAAAAAACGTATTGACTTGGAAATGTATTCTAAAAGTATTTAATTCTTGTTCTTATCACATAGAAGTTTATTTTAGGACTTTCTATAAGTCAATAACATGCGTTTTGCAACCTACTTTTACGAAACAAAAAAGTTACTATGAAATTTCTAAATGTTGTTCATAGTTCCGAACATCTTTTTCGTTGGATACATATTTCGAACATGTTTTCATACATgtgtttttgaagaaaaaaaacatatatgtAGAACGCATCTTCTAATGATATGGGTACAACTCCTGATGACGTCATTACAAATTGGATTGAAGATTTGATTAAATCAACCTCAAATATGTGGAATCGATTTTTTGTTATAAACATTGAATAAAACTCGTATGGATAATGGTAAATGGGTCGACTAACAAAACATATTGTTTCAATTTAACatgatattttttttcttctttcgaGAATGTTGTCGTTTCAAAACATCGTTTTTCTATTTTTACGGTGTTATGAATGTCTTAAACTTTATGTTAGATTGAGATGATTGATTATGAATTTTATCATCACAAAACTACATGTTAGGTACCTAACATTTAGAGTTTATTGCATTTAGGGGTGCAAATGAGTCAAgttactcgtgagctactcgagatcgactcgttaaaagttCGACTCAaaaccgattttaaacgagcccgagccgagctcgagcttaatattaagtttgtttattaaacgagctcgagctcgagcctatgtcactaagctcgattaggcttgCAAGCCTAAACAagtttttatataatataatttattattatttttatatattaaaataaaaatatattttgggaattaggAATTTATGGTATTAATAAACGAGCTTCTTAATGAACTCGAGCCGAACTTAAGCTTATTTTGGCACGTTGAAcaaaaaacgagtcgagcccgagcccgaaccgagcttgtataattatttacgagctcgagccgagctcagtacaagaaagctcgaatcgagccgagctcgagctcgagcctcatataacttaaacgagcccgagatGAGCCTGACTAGgatcgggctcggctcggctcgtttgcacccctaattGCATTGTTCATCCAACTATTAGCTTTGTTGCATAAATGGTCCTTCATCCAAACCTTTGTAACACTACGGTCCCTCGCCCTAACCTTTGTCAACCTCCATTTGTTAAGACTCCTCGTGTGCCTTTCCCATGAGAGTAAATTAGGCTTTTtgccattctctctctctctctctctctctctcttattttTCTCGTAATATGATGCTTATCAACACTTTTATTTGAATAATTGAAAGAAAATGATACAAAAGAAGAACCGAAAGAAGACGAAGTTGAAGATGAAGACGATGAACATTTTTTCCTAATTACCTCAAAAAAGGACTTTTGATTGCTACACCTACTATCAAGACCATCTTCATTCTCTGATCTTCAATACAATTTAAGACATTTTCTGATATTAGGTATTTTGACTTTTAAAAGAACCAGTTTTCTTGTTAACATTTAGGTATTTGATCTGgaaaagtttatcaaaattttctttgattaccaatttttaatgtttgaaccaCAAGTAGATTTTTCTAAAAGAATATTTGAGATAGTTTCTAAAAAAGACTTCTAAGTCGACATTGGCTTTGTTGGTCATGATGAGTAGTGCTTTCTGGGATGAATTTGAATGTGATGATGTTCACCGATGAATCATATTAATTTTGTTGACAAGTCAAAGAAGTATTCATTTGGGGTTAATTTAGCGTTTACCCTACAAGATTCAAAAGGCTATATAATGCATCATTGAAAAAATGGAGGGGAAAATGTAATAAACTCTTATTGTTATTCTTTAGCATTTTGAATAAGTAATTTCTGATACACTTTTAGGAACGATAGATTCTAGAATGAAAACATTACATGAGGATTTGacaaattgataaaaaaaaacacaaaaggtAAAGAAGATCAGTATTGCATTAATGGGTAAAAAGAACAATTCGTTAGAAGGAGTTGTGCAGAACTATTCTTTGCAAAAGTTACTCATTCTACTAACTAATGCTCCTATATATAGACGTCAGAGAAGCATCGTAAAGGAATCCTAAGTCGACAGTTCAGAACTGCAAACCTAAGATTAAATACATTCCGAAATTGGAACAACACATTTTGAAATTAAGAAAAGACAATATACATGACAAATGGATTGCGAACAACGCATACAACTAGACACAACATTATTTCTGactcctaacaatctccccctttgtgtcaagtTGTTGTTGTGCTCCTTTTTGTAACACCCGTAAAATTcaggccaatttaaaactttttaaacaattcaaaacccattagttattacaaaaatgttttctaaatagtttatatcagagtatcccagaaaccataagtccaaaacacgaggatgtgtacgatcacgccttcgtcttgccaagtcatctgaagcacctgaaacaataaactgaaattgtaagcacaaagcttagtgagttacccccaaaatacccatactgtcacacccccaaaccaaggatggcggaaacgtccgggggtggaggacttcatgtagagtatcacaacaacgagtataacaGTGCTCAAAGTaattacaaccatcataaatataattgaaaaagttacaccaaagtatatgtttacatgattcgaatcaattacattatgatacaaaatgaactgtttgacgatttatcttctcatcctcaaaacgtggttgatttcctatttcactgaattcctgataatacaagtagttttgaaaaagtgtcaacacaaaggttggtgagttcataagcttttgacagtaagagtttgaaaatcgatctttgaaaGAAGATGTAtgtcaccaagaaaaatccaatattttccttataaaagtcatgtagtcctaaataccaggaccgaaatgaacaagtattttgtcatacttaaagctataattgtggttttaaattggcttaaAACCCccttctgatttgagaaaaatcccgaAATGAATGATGTgtggtcttaaataccaagactgaaaatataccataatatatgtaattattgatataaaaagtgattttaaattgacataaaaccccttttgatttatgcaAATCCCTGTAAACTTATGTTGTTAGATacctatgtgagccgctataatcatactaatgacTCAATacacctgccacgacgtttctcaggcatcgcgaaactgaaatgaaccttgtcacccgcagacctgcaggtccggctgtagctagcagcgaggtgtggggtgtcaaacccaatatagatctatgcacaactatcacgttctccctccaggagactctgattataactagcaGGAATTAGATTctgcactcggacgtacggaagagaatgtctcacaatttaggttaacaagtttacgtgtggtgtgcataAGTGTAAAGCCTTTtcctgtgggaataaaaccttccgaaatgtgtttgttgtgttaatggaaacataaaccatacctattatagtttatcccaaaacgtttgtaatgtataaaaactcttttatgaaaacgctTTTGTAATGAATTTACACTTAACGTAATGAAAGTTCCCTTTTCTATAAATGTACCCTTCTGAAAATATATTTGTATTTTGTaaagtatcataaactatacctattatagtttatcaaaacaagggtagaaatagtaaagtacataaactatacttaacatagtttaataaTACATTTGTATGTAATGGGTGTACTTTAATTATAACACTTGGTTATTTCTATGTATTATCTAATGAAAATTCATTTGTTAATTGGTGTATATCTAGATATGAATACAAAAATGTCACATACTACAagaacacataatcacataatgatatataccttgctcaacatgttacaaggtgaaatgaaatttatagtgtttttctatttataacattttctttagctgttattggaaaatttgtataaaaatcataaaatgtccaaatcaagttctgtaacttctgagagtttgaaaaatgagtctagttggttcataaatttttccataatttttagggacctctaacttgtgtgaccaagtccataatcacagactggtccggattggtgtttgagatgatagacagttttgtaaaaatcaccataaattgtagaaaaatcgtatggagatgtgcaagtagtcattttaaagctaagaactggaactacttacacctaaaacagttttgtaaacaagaatgtttaagttgtccaaaacagtccgtgaatggggtccaacgtttctgatgaaggctgttagaaaagtttagttttgttcttgttgttttacttgtattctccccctaaaaacttgagaaaacatgaaaatgtaggggtatgaactcaccttgagtgatttcagtaggtgagtgttgaagaagagaagtgttcaactcaagaacacttgatgaatcacttgaagattcgaagatctaacaagaaggtgatgatgtttgtttaagcaatctatgattttgagtaggaggatgtgtaataatcataagaaagatgatgatacttactaaatgaAGGGGAAAattcttggagtatgccttgaagttctcgaatttgagagagaaacatgagagagtttggagtgtggttcttggtggaaaaatgagagaatgaatgaagtgtgaggagagagggtggatgttccagctctaagaacgtgAGAATGGCtgaaaataatgagaaaggacttatgaagtgactagggatgggctggtggtgaatagtgacatggagtgggtatgggagtggttgcttgtgtcatagaataaaagaaagtcaacactccacctttgtacttcacccactcttttggataaggttttatccttaaaaatgtgataatttaataattatgggtccttatatgttaaaataaagttttgggtgaaaatcctgtgttaaaacaattaaaaacgggcctaaaacgcgaaattaatcgaa of the Lactuca sativa cultivar Salinas chromosome 6, Lsat_Salinas_v11, whole genome shotgun sequence genome contains:
- the LOC111908936 gene encoding VQ motif-containing protein 9, translating into MDKSCHSSGEESSAINPNLDSSTGGKDQYLKQIHKLSHKISKPPIRKPFEFDHQIHQLHPPPPPPPPSILDHAIESQTSSIHHNQQQHQPPVYNVSKSDFRDVVQKLTGSPAHERLTTPVQPVKPQSSRLQRIRPPPLEHVGNRPPNAVGGVLPSNPSFRPGNFFTSQRQHHQPLSPLPPLPAVHATAESPISAYLRCFQTNITGFTQPPPPQLHPRPPAPGSLPPSEFTAPSSPLPFGCLHSPRSQFPMLSPGFPFSPTNQFGFQQLTPLSPTPPAPSPRWKSL